A window of the Candidatus Kryptoniota bacterium genome harbors these coding sequences:
- a CDS encoding peptidylprolyl isomerase: protein MVSKRFYLLVALAIFSAGCAANMSTDSKVIAVVGDTKITYGDFKRQYDQNYYGQSDTAATKESMEKFLNLLVDYNLKLLSAQKDHLADDPSVKAEIQLYEQQLAVSYVMEHEITEPAVKQIYDRQKYEVRATQLFVPFAKDSLGKTDTLKSYNEVVGLIKAIQEGASLDSLQRKYRGSDTYYLTAGNFLQYLGGREFEDQLYALQPGQVSPSPIKTSFGYLIIKLTDRRPRVESIRASHILIPIPPQGGNDTLKAYNEAIAILDSIKNGVDFGKLAERNSSDKYSAVRGGDLGFFSRGQMVREFDEAAFSMKVGDVVGPVRTRFGYHIIKLTDVKQVPSYEQVKDKLRENYLNAGYKMDLQNFIDRLKRTYGYKEDDAQIRYFYGKLDSTKQFSELDLDSLLTPSDRARTIFTFDDCSGTVDTVVSIVNADESVRPLLPNWTGINTMINQTSKQMLITHYSVSEARSYPNFDSLITQYENGILIYHMEQQEIWNKIQTSDSALKPYYFDHADKYRWPERADLSEIHVSKDSLANALYALLQTGEDFDSVAARYTTRPGLAAKAGHWGLFTDSTNALVTAGFAMKEGEFSKPIPFEGGYSIIKVNKFVAPQPKTFDEARGEVSSDYQESESKRIQGEWLNRLRKEFGVEIDNKTFDELIATK from the coding sequence ATGGTTTCGAAACGATTCTATTTGCTTGTAGCTCTCGCAATTTTCAGCGCAGGTTGCGCGGCGAACATGAGCACCGACAGCAAGGTGATCGCCGTTGTCGGAGACACTAAGATTACTTACGGCGATTTCAAGCGTCAGTATGACCAGAACTACTACGGCCAATCCGACACCGCCGCCACAAAGGAGAGCATGGAGAAATTCCTGAATCTCCTCGTGGATTACAACTTAAAATTACTCTCCGCTCAGAAGGACCACCTGGCGGACGACCCTTCGGTGAAAGCCGAGATCCAGCTGTACGAGCAGCAGCTGGCCGTGAGCTACGTCATGGAGCATGAGATAACAGAGCCGGCGGTAAAACAGATTTACGATCGTCAGAAATATGAAGTACGGGCGACTCAACTTTTCGTACCGTTTGCGAAAGACTCGCTGGGCAAGACCGACACGCTCAAATCCTATAATGAGGTGGTGGGCTTAATCAAGGCTATCCAAGAAGGTGCGTCGTTGGATTCGCTCCAACGTAAATACAGGGGGTCCGACACCTACTACTTGACGGCAGGAAATTTCCTCCAGTATCTCGGAGGAAGAGAATTTGAAGACCAGCTGTATGCACTCCAACCGGGCCAGGTAAGTCCGTCCCCGATAAAGACTTCTTTTGGGTATCTCATTATCAAGCTGACCGACAGGAGGCCGCGAGTAGAGAGTATTAGAGCAAGCCATATCCTTATCCCGATTCCCCCGCAGGGTGGCAACGACACCTTGAAAGCATATAACGAGGCGATCGCGATTCTGGATTCTATTAAGAATGGAGTCGATTTCGGTAAACTTGCCGAGCGAAATTCCTCCGATAAATATTCGGCGGTCCGCGGAGGAGACCTCGGATTCTTCTCGCGGGGCCAGATGGTGAGAGAGTTTGATGAAGCTGCCTTCAGCATGAAAGTCGGAGATGTGGTGGGTCCGGTGAGGACGCGCTTCGGCTATCACATAATAAAGCTCACGGATGTGAAACAGGTTCCTTCCTATGAGCAAGTGAAAGACAAACTCAGGGAGAACTATCTGAACGCGGGCTACAAGATGGATCTTCAGAATTTCATCGACAGGCTGAAGAGGACCTACGGCTATAAGGAAGACGATGCTCAGATCAGATACTTCTACGGCAAGTTGGATTCGACGAAGCAGTTCTCGGAACTCGATCTGGACTCTCTACTCACGCCCTCGGATCGTGCGAGAACGATATTCACGTTTGACGATTGCAGTGGGACAGTCGACACCGTCGTTTCAATCGTGAACGCTGACGAGTCAGTAAGACCTCTGCTGCCGAATTGGACTGGCATCAACACGATGATTAACCAGACTTCAAAGCAAATGCTGATAACTCATTACTCGGTCTCTGAAGCGCGAAGTTATCCCAATTTCGATTCATTGATAACCCAATATGAGAACGGGATTCTGATCTATCACATGGAGCAGCAGGAAATATGGAATAAGATCCAAACAAGTGACAGCGCGTTGAAACCCTACTACTTTGATCACGCGGACAAATATCGCTGGCCCGAGAGAGCCGACCTGAGCGAGATACATGTGTCCAAGGACAGTCTCGCTAACGCGTTGTACGCGCTGCTTCAAACGGGTGAGGATTTTGACTCGGTGGCGGCCAGGTATACGACACGTCCGGGTCTTGCCGCGAAGGCTGGGCACTGGGGATTGTTTACTGACTCAACTAACGCGCTTGTCACTGCCGGGTTTGCAATGAAGGAGGGCGAGTTCAGCAAGCCGATTCCTTTCGAAGGCGGTTACTCGATCATAAAAGTGAACAAATTTGTGGCGCCTCAACCTAAGACTTTCGACGAGGCACGCGGCGAGGTCTCATCTGACTACCAGGAGTCGGAGTCCAAACGAATCCAGGGAGAGTGGCTGAACCGTCTCAGAAAGGAATTCGGAGTCGAGATCGACAACAAGACTTTCGATGAGTTGATCGCGACAAAGTGA
- a CDS encoding methylated-DNA--[protein]-cysteine S-methyltransferase — MSQAAVKVSQAWMRTAERLRRIDSVRGSLNLQQDIGDPAAQQVYCASFEAPIGVIYIASTAKGVCKIALPKDGKSSFFSWVKTNFSLEGIVDDRKRNSVAVKQLNEYFIGKRTKFDLDIDLIGTPFQQRVWTEIARTPYGRITTYKQIAGRIHTKGYRAVGATVGKNPLPIIIPCHRVIGSDSKLTGYAGGIRLKEFLLRLEGVILV, encoded by the coding sequence GTGTCGCAGGCTGCTGTAAAAGTTTCACAGGCATGGATGAGGACCGCAGAGAGGCTGAGAAGAATCGACTCCGTTCGCGGCTCCCTCAATCTGCAACAGGATATCGGAGACCCGGCTGCACAGCAGGTTTACTGTGCTTCATTTGAGGCGCCAATCGGGGTCATCTATATCGCTTCCACGGCGAAAGGCGTATGCAAGATAGCGCTCCCAAAAGACGGTAAATCAAGCTTCTTTTCCTGGGTCAAGACGAACTTCTCTCTTGAGGGAATCGTGGACGACCGGAAACGAAATTCGGTCGCCGTGAAACAGTTGAACGAGTACTTCATCGGAAAACGAACCAAGTTTGATTTGGACATCGACCTGATCGGGACGCCGTTCCAGCAACGCGTGTGGACTGAAATAGCCAGAACACCATACGGTAGGATCACAACCTACAAACAAATCGCTGGAAGGATTCACACAAAAGGATATCGTGCGGTGGGAGCTACGGTGGGAAAGAACCCATTACCTATAATTATTCCGTGTCACCGGGTAATAGGCTCGGACAGCAAGCTGACAGGATATGCCGGAGGAATTAGACTAAAGGAATTCTTGCTCAGACTTGAAGGGGTCATCCTCGTTTAG
- a CDS encoding LysE family transporter has translation MIALLIGVIIGIVISVPIGPINVTVVSKGFKQGFKNAFAVGLGASSMDSFYCGASMLGLSAIVHKIEVNVIFQVIGFLLLLYLGIRDITTRVEAFKYENYDAKNGRFHSAFLIGVFMYISNPTLVAFWITLSGIIQSSGNVINNLGDGILFALGVGGGTALWYYSLLKAIFWKKDSFKAETLTVLSKISGFIMLSFSAYIGYELLVHFLHHGTK, from the coding sequence ATGATAGCACTTTTAATCGGCGTAATTATAGGAATTGTCATCTCAGTTCCGATCGGGCCTATCAACGTCACGGTGGTTTCGAAAGGTTTCAAACAGGGATTCAAGAATGCATTTGCCGTGGGACTGGGAGCTTCCTCTATGGATTCCTTTTATTGTGGAGCGTCGATGCTCGGTCTCTCAGCAATTGTTCACAAGATCGAAGTAAATGTGATATTTCAGGTCATCGGCTTTCTACTTCTTCTCTACCTCGGAATACGGGATATCACAACTCGTGTTGAGGCTTTCAAATATGAAAACTACGACGCAAAGAACGGGAGATTTCACAGCGCATTTCTAATCGGTGTCTTCATGTACATTTCAAATCCGACGCTGGTCGCATTCTGGATTACACTTAGCGGCATTATCCAGTCTTCCGGGAATGTAATAAATAATCTTGGAGACGGCATTCTATTCGCTCTCGGAGTCGGGGGCGGTACCGCGCTATGGTATTATTCACTTCTCAAGGCGATATTCTGGAAGAAGGATTCGTTCAAGGCAGAGACGCTGACTGTTCTTTCCAAGATTTCAGGTTTTATAATGTTGTCCTTCAGTGCGTATATTGGTTATGAGTTGCTGGTTCACTTCTTACATCATGGCACTAAATGA